The following are encoded in a window of Brevibacillus ruminantium genomic DNA:
- the thiI gene encoding tRNA uracil 4-sulfurtransferase ThiI, whose amino-acid sequence MNYDVILIRYGELALKGKNRDQFEEALARSVKSVLRSFFKIKVRRSYGRMYVELHGEDAEAVMERLKRVFGISSFSPTIQVEQDAEVIKEKSLEMIRQIQPEPKTFRVETRRADKRFPTPSMEMNRLVGTHILRNLPAIKVDVHQPEAVVHIEIRAEGTYISCQTIPGPGGLPVGSGGKVMLLLSGGIDSPVAGWMMMKRGVTLEAIHFHSPPFTSERSLEKVRDLAHKLTKWGGTIRLHVVPFTDIQTAIRDQCPGDYLITIMRRFMMRIAERIARENNALALASGESLGQVASQTLESMNTINDVISIPMLRPLVALDKTEITEIARRIDTYELSILPFEDCCTIFTPKNPVTRPKPYLAARFEEKLDVDALVEDAVHRTVVEEITSKPREAVNDLF is encoded by the coding sequence ATGAACTACGATGTCATCTTGATTCGATACGGCGAACTGGCCTTAAAAGGAAAAAATCGCGATCAGTTTGAAGAAGCACTGGCGCGCAGCGTCAAAAGTGTGCTGCGTTCCTTTTTCAAAATCAAAGTGCGGCGCAGCTACGGACGCATGTATGTTGAATTGCACGGGGAAGATGCGGAAGCTGTAATGGAGCGGCTGAAGCGTGTATTTGGCATTTCCTCGTTCAGCCCTACCATTCAGGTGGAACAGGATGCCGAAGTGATCAAAGAGAAGTCACTCGAGATGATCCGCCAGATTCAGCCGGAGCCCAAAACCTTCCGCGTGGAAACGCGACGGGCTGACAAGCGTTTTCCAACTCCCTCCATGGAAATGAACCGATTGGTAGGAACACATATCCTGCGCAATTTGCCGGCGATCAAAGTGGACGTTCACCAGCCGGAGGCGGTTGTCCATATCGAAATTCGTGCAGAGGGTACGTATATCAGTTGTCAGACGATTCCGGGACCGGGCGGTTTGCCGGTAGGCTCCGGCGGCAAAGTCATGCTTCTGCTCTCGGGCGGGATTGACAGCCCTGTGGCTGGTTGGATGATGATGAAGCGCGGGGTTACGCTGGAGGCAATTCACTTCCACAGTCCTCCGTTTACCAGTGAGCGTTCATTGGAAAAAGTCCGTGATCTGGCACATAAGTTAACCAAGTGGGGGGGCACAATTCGTCTCCATGTTGTTCCCTTTACAGATATCCAGACCGCGATTCGCGATCAATGCCCGGGTGATTATTTGATCACGATTATGCGCCGGTTCATGATGCGGATTGCAGAGCGGATTGCACGGGAAAACAATGCGCTGGCATTGGCTAGCGGAGAGAGTCTCGGCCAGGTTGCCTCCCAAACACTGGAGAGCATGAACACGATTAACGACGTGATTTCGATACCGATGTTGCGTCCTTTGGTAGCGTTGGACAAGACGGAAATCACGGAGATTGCCAGAAGGATCGACACCTACGAGCTCTCCATTTTGCCTTTTGAGGATTGCTGTACCATTTTTACACCTAAAAATCCGGTGACAAGACCAAAGCCCTATCTGGCAGCCCGCTTTGAAGAAAAGCTGGATGTGGACGCCCTCGTAGAGGATGCCGTCCATCGAACGGTTGTCGAAGAGATTACTTCCAAACCTCGCGAGGCAGTGAACGACCTGTTCTAG
- a CDS encoding cysteine desulfurase family protein: protein MIYFDNSATTRPYPQVIEVVKRAMESYYGNPSSLHQKGLEAENVLKQARAVAAQYLGCKPSEILFTSGGTESNNAALKGVAFQYRGRGKHIVTTSVEHPAVYDVCKQLESFGFSTTFLPVDRSGRVSVEAVKQAVKDDTILVSVMHVNNELGTIQPIAEIGQWLKQFPKTLFHVDAVQSFGKLPIRLKEWGIDLASISAHKFHGPRGIGILYKREGLIIQPLLTGGGQEGGLRSGTENIPAIAGMAKAIRILTEEGARDAANMIALTQRLRDGLSQIPGVALNSPEEGSAPHITNISFPGMKAEVILHALEERGYLVSTKSACSSKRDEPSRVLMATGMDKERALSAIRISLSRENTEQEVEQFLAAVAEVSGMSSFKKAKV, encoded by the coding sequence GTGATTTATTTTGATAATAGTGCCACGACCCGGCCTTATCCTCAGGTAATTGAGGTGGTGAAGCGGGCGATGGAGTCCTATTATGGAAATCCCTCTTCGCTCCATCAGAAAGGACTGGAGGCCGAAAATGTATTGAAACAGGCGCGCGCGGTAGCCGCTCAGTATCTCGGCTGCAAACCGTCCGAAATCCTGTTTACTTCCGGAGGAACTGAAAGCAACAACGCCGCCCTTAAAGGAGTGGCCTTTCAATATCGGGGTAGGGGCAAGCATATTGTGACGACCAGCGTAGAGCATCCTGCCGTATACGATGTATGCAAACAACTGGAGTCTTTTGGCTTCTCTACAACCTTCTTGCCGGTCGATCGCTCAGGGCGCGTCTCGGTGGAGGCTGTTAAACAGGCAGTGAAAGACGATACGATTCTAGTATCCGTCATGCATGTGAATAACGAGTTGGGGACGATCCAGCCGATTGCGGAAATCGGTCAGTGGCTGAAGCAATTTCCAAAAACCCTGTTTCATGTCGATGCTGTCCAGAGCTTTGGAAAGCTGCCGATTCGACTCAAAGAGTGGGGAATTGATTTGGCGAGCATCTCTGCTCATAAATTTCACGGTCCCCGGGGCATTGGCATCCTGTACAAGCGGGAGGGCTTGATCATTCAGCCCTTGCTCACAGGCGGTGGTCAGGAGGGCGGTCTTCGCTCCGGCACGGAAAATATCCCTGCGATCGCCGGGATGGCCAAAGCCATTCGCATATTGACAGAAGAGGGAGCACGGGATGCAGCAAACATGATTGCGCTGACGCAGCGGCTCCGGGACGGACTTTCGCAGATCCCGGGTGTTGCGCTCAATTCTCCCGAGGAAGGAAGCGCACCGCATATTACCAATATCTCCTTCCCTGGCATGAAGGCAGAGGTTATCCTCCATGCATTGGAGGAGCGGGGATATCTCGTATCCACCAAATCAGCCTGTTCCTCCAAGCGGGATGAGCCAAGCCGCGTCTTGATGGCGACCGGGATGGACAAGGAGCGTGCGTTGTCTGCTATCCGGATCAGCCTGAGCAGAGAAAATACCGAGCAAGAAGTGGAACAGTTTCTTGCTGCTGTAGCGGAAGTAAGTGGGATGTCTTCATTTAAAAAAGCAAAAGTGTAA
- a CDS encoding fumarylacetoacetate hydrolase family protein translates to MIVRYERNGKVKHGWMVEEDQKVRVIEGDIYKLQGTKPIMTGLELPLSEVNLLAPCTPSKVVCIGLNYYDHAEEMGIEAPAEPLMFMKPSTTVVGPGQPIVYPKLTQQLHYEGELAVVIKKQAYQVKASEAEDFILGYTCAIDVTARDLQHQDGQWTRSKSFDTFCPLGPAIAPKLDDQDLRIVTRVNGEVRQDGSTKQMIFPVPQLIEAITAVMTLLPGDVILTGTPVGVGELQPGDEISVSIEGIGTLTTHVVTHS, encoded by the coding sequence ATGATCGTCCGGTATGAGCGAAATGGCAAGGTAAAACACGGCTGGATGGTGGAGGAAGATCAAAAAGTCAGGGTGATCGAAGGAGATATTTACAAACTGCAGGGCACCAAGCCGATTATGACTGGTTTGGAGCTTCCGCTCTCTGAGGTAAACCTGCTGGCACCTTGCACGCCGAGCAAAGTCGTATGCATCGGGCTTAACTACTATGACCATGCCGAGGAAATGGGAATCGAAGCGCCCGCCGAACCACTGATGTTCATGAAACCATCGACCACTGTGGTTGGGCCGGGACAACCTATCGTGTACCCCAAATTGACACAGCAGCTCCATTATGAAGGGGAATTGGCTGTCGTGATCAAAAAGCAAGCCTACCAGGTGAAAGCAAGTGAGGCTGAGGACTTTATTCTGGGATACACATGCGCCATCGATGTGACAGCCAGAGACTTGCAGCACCAGGATGGGCAATGGACGCGGTCGAAAAGCTTTGATACCTTTTGCCCTTTGGGGCCGGCCATTGCACCCAAACTGGATGATCAGGACTTACGCATTGTGACCCGTGTAAACGGAGAGGTGAGACAGGATGGTTCCACCAAACAGATGATCTTTCCTGTTCCGCAATTGATTGAAGCAATTACGGCGGTCATGACCTTGCTGCCGGGGGATGTAATTTTGACTGGTACACCGGTAGGCGTAGGAGAACTTCAGCCGGGGGATGAAATCTCTGTTTCGATCGAAGGAATCGGTACACTGACCACCCATGTAGTAACGCATTCATAA